A single region of the Mustela lutreola isolate mMusLut2 chromosome 2, mMusLut2.pri, whole genome shotgun sequence genome encodes:
- the LRRC3B gene encoding leucine-rich repeat-containing protein 3B has protein sequence MNLVDLWLTRSLSMCLLLQSFVLMILCFHSASMCPKGCLCSSSGGLNVTCSNANLKEIPRDLPPETVLLYLDSNQITSIPNEIFKDLHQLRVLNLSKNGIEFIDEHAFKGVAETLQTLDLSDNRIQSVHKNAFNNLKARARIANNPWHCDCTLQQVLRSMASNHETAHNVICKTSVLDEHAGRPFLNAANDADLCNLPKKTTDYAMLVTMFGWFTMVISYVVYYVRQNQEDARRHLEYLKSLPSRQKKADEPDDISTVV, from the coding sequence ATGAATCTGGTAGACCTGTGGTTAACCCGTTCCCTCTCCATGTGTCTCCTCCTACAAAGTTTTGTTCTTATGATACTGTGCTTTCATTCTGCCAGTATGTGTCCCAAGGGCTGTCTCTGTTCTTCCTCTGGGGGTTTAAATGTCACCTGTAGCAATGCAAATCTCAAGGAAATACCTAGAGATCTTCCTCCTGAAACAGTCTTATTGTATCTGGACTCCAATCAGATCACCTCTATCCCCAACGAGATTTTTAAGGACCTTCATCAACTGAGAGTTCTCAACTTGTCCAAAAACGGCATTGAGTTTATCGATGAGCATGCCTTCAAAGGAGTGGCTGAAACTTTGCAGACTCTGGACTTGTCTGACAACCGGATTCAAAGCGTGCACAAAAATGCCTTCAATAACCTGAAGGCCAGGGCCAGAATTGCCAACAATCCTTGGCACTGTGACTGTACTCTACAGCAAGTTCTGAGGAGCATGGCATCCAACCACGAGACAGCCCACAACGTGATCTGTAAGACTTCTGTGTTGGACGAGCACGCCGGGAGACCATTCCTCAATGCTGCCAATGACGCTGACCTTTGTAACCTCCCTAAAAAGACTACTGACTATGCCATGCTGGTCACCATGTTTGGCTGGTTCACCATGGTGATCTCCTATGTGGTATACTATGTGAGGCAAAATCAGGAGGATGCCCGGAGACACCTGGAATACTTGAAATCCCTGCCGAGCAGGCAGAAGAAAGCAGATGAGCCTGACGACATTAGCACTGTGGTATAG